From a region of the Ardenticatena maritima genome:
- a CDS encoding glycoside hydrolase family 1 protein, with amino-acid sequence MSTHFPQDFFWGAATASHQVEGGNWRNDWWQWETAHPDIIDDASRSGAACDWWQGRAEDDLAQAAALGQNAHRMSLEWSRLEPEPGQFDEAAFARYRDILSHMHTLGLTPFVTLYHFTLPQWATAMGGWTNPTLIDRLAALAEACATRLGDLVPFWITINEPMVLAFQAYAGTRWPPGMGNFGAGITALRHLLQAHAVVYRLFKRIQPEAQVGIALNVPHFVPARAAHPLDRVVTWLQDWLFNGVKLHALVRGEFAPPLAWPAQPAPDIANTFDFLGLNFYGRYDVMFDWRAPAMLFGRHVQQPTVRLEHNDWGQPDPLAFAASIKRLAAAGKPVYVTENGVLDNADDDRLRQRVLKEMLGALKRLRREGVDVRGYFFWSLVDNYEWAEGWRARFGLIGVNPYTQARFLKPSAHLYAAICRGEMDVEEVG; translated from the coding sequence ATGTCCACACACTTTCCGCAAGATTTTTTCTGGGGGGCTGCCACAGCCTCGCACCAGGTGGAAGGCGGCAATTGGCGCAATGATTGGTGGCAGTGGGAAACAGCCCATCCCGACATTATTGATGACGCCAGCCGAAGCGGCGCCGCGTGTGATTGGTGGCAGGGACGCGCCGAAGATGACTTAGCGCAAGCCGCCGCGCTTGGGCAGAATGCGCACCGTATGAGCCTGGAATGGAGCCGCCTGGAACCGGAGCCGGGGCAGTTTGATGAGGCGGCTTTTGCACGGTATCGTGATATTTTGAGCCACATGCACACTCTGGGACTGACGCCGTTTGTGACGCTCTACCACTTTACATTGCCCCAATGGGCAACCGCCATGGGCGGCTGGACAAACCCCACGTTGATTGACCGCCTTGCCGCGTTGGCTGAGGCGTGCGCAACGCGGCTGGGTGACCTGGTGCCGTTCTGGATCACCATCAACGAGCCCATGGTGCTGGCGTTTCAGGCCTATGCCGGCACGCGCTGGCCGCCTGGCATGGGCAATTTTGGCGCGGGCATTACCGCATTGCGCCATCTGTTGCAAGCGCATGCGGTGGTGTATCGTCTCTTCAAGCGCATCCAGCCTGAGGCGCAGGTGGGTATTGCGTTGAATGTGCCGCATTTTGTGCCAGCGCGCGCCGCGCACCCCCTTGATCGTGTGGTCACGTGGTTGCAAGATTGGCTGTTCAACGGCGTGAAACTGCATGCGCTGGTACGTGGGGAATTTGCGCCCCCACTGGCATGGCCTGCCCAACCAGCACCAGATATCGCCAACACGTTCGATTTTCTGGGGTTAAATTTCTACGGGCGGTATGATGTCATGTTCGATTGGCGTGCTCCCGCCATGTTGTTTGGGCGGCATGTGCAGCAGCCGACGGTACGTTTGGAACACAACGATTGGGGACAGCCAGACCCGCTGGCATTTGCGGCAAGCATCAAGCGGTTGGCGGCGGCGGGAAAACCGGTCTATGTCACCGAGAATGGCGTGCTGGATAACGCCGATGACGACCGTTTGCGCCAGCGTGTTTTGAAAGAGATGCTTGGGGCACTCAAACGCTTGCGCCGCGAAGGCGTGGATGTGCGTGGATACTTCTTCTGGTCTTTGGTGGACAATTACGAATGGGCGGAAGGGTGGCGCGCCCGTTTTGGATTGATTGGCGTAAACCCATATACTCAGGCGCGTTTTTTGAAACCCAGTGCGCATCTCTATGCGGCTATTTGCCGTGGTGAAATGGATGTTGAAGAAGTGGGATAG
- a CDS encoding TrkH family potassium uptake protein — MAMDTTSETYFVEAQLSQHSPLARRNATILVVGFAAIILVGTFLLMLPASSAMERPLTFMEALFTATSATTVTGLVVLTTATDLSLFGQLVVLLLIEVGGVGFIAFSVVLFALIGRRLGVAERMLVQQSLGVMEAERIVRFTIYVLGVTIGVQLVGALLLWVRWAPTEGVARGAYLALFHAVSAFCNAGFDLFAGTGSVLFGYGRDPWTLTVMMALIVIGGLGILVIMDLITYPRDRRLSVHTRLMLTGSAVLILAGFAIVFFDDLFGGHAFAGMTTWERFWTSLFTVVSARTAGLTIVPMDQLSEASALVVMVSMFIGGAPASMAGGVTLSTIAVIWVAVRSTVRGLPQAVVFGRVLPLETIAKAMAIMTVGTLLCFTITLALLTDRTGAMFPVAFEVVSAFSNTGYSLGITGDLDTFGRLLIVFTMFWGRLGPLTLVVMLAQRERPTLVHYPTEQIVIG; from the coding sequence ATGGCGATGGATACAACCAGCGAAACCTATTTTGTTGAAGCCCAACTGAGCCAACATAGCCCACTCGCTCGCCGTAATGCCACCATCTTGGTGGTGGGATTTGCGGCGATTATTCTTGTGGGCACGTTTTTGCTCATGTTGCCTGCCAGCAGTGCAATGGAACGCCCTCTGACGTTCATGGAAGCGCTCTTCACCGCAACCAGCGCTACCACCGTCACCGGATTGGTGGTTTTGACGACGGCAACTGACCTGTCACTTTTTGGGCAGTTGGTTGTGTTGTTGCTGATCGAAGTCGGCGGGGTGGGCTTCATCGCCTTTTCTGTGGTTCTGTTTGCGTTGATTGGCCGCCGTTTGGGGGTGGCTGAACGCATGCTCGTCCAGCAATCGCTGGGCGTGATGGAAGCGGAACGCATTGTGCGTTTCACGATTTACGTGCTCGGCGTGACGATTGGCGTGCAATTGGTGGGCGCTTTGTTGCTTTGGGTGCGTTGGGCGCCAACTGAGGGAGTTGCACGTGGCGCGTATTTAGCGCTGTTTCATGCGGTCAGTGCGTTTTGCAACGCCGGGTTCGACCTGTTCGCCGGTACGGGGAGCGTTCTCTTTGGCTACGGCCGCGACCCGTGGACGCTCACCGTCATGATGGCGTTGATTGTCATTGGCGGCTTGGGCATTTTGGTCATTATGGACCTCATCACCTATCCGCGGGACCGCCGGCTGAGCGTTCATACCCGTTTGATGCTGACCGGCTCCGCCGTGCTCATTCTGGCGGGCTTTGCGATTGTCTTTTTCGACGACCTGTTTGGAGGGCATGCGTTCGCCGGAATGACAACTTGGGAACGCTTCTGGACCTCACTGTTCACCGTGGTTTCGGCACGCACCGCCGGGCTGACGATTGTGCCCATGGACCAGCTGAGCGAGGCAAGCGCCCTGGTTGTCATGGTCTCCATGTTCATTGGCGGCGCGCCGGCTTCCATGGCGGGCGGCGTGACGTTGAGCACCATTGCGGTTATTTGGGTGGCGGTCCGTTCAACGGTGCGCGGATTGCCGCAAGCCGTGGTCTTTGGGCGCGTGCTTCCCTTGGAAACGATTGCCAAAGCGATGGCGATTATGACCGTGGGGACACTTCTTTGCTTTACCATCACCCTGGCGTTGTTGACCGACCGCACGGGAGCAATGTTCCCCGTTGCGTTTGAAGTGGTGAGTGCATTTTCCAATACGGGCTATTCGCTCGGAATTACGGGTGATTTGGATACGTTCGGGCGCTTGCTCATCGTTTTCACCATGTTCTGGGGACGCCTTGGTCCTTTGACGTTGGTTGTGATGCTGGCGCAGCGCGAACGTCCCACATTAGTCCATTACCCAACTGAACAAATCGTGATAGGGTGA
- a CDS encoding potassium channel family protein, which yields MFEHIRRLFQSQKPIVEGEDRPAGEAVIRVDEPAEETRPRPRRLRGRQHKREFIVIGLGRFGTSVARTLVEQGHDVLAADVDYKRVQALASELPHVVQLDATNLDALREIGADSFDTGIVCISTDFEANLLATVLLRKLGVRRVIVKARTRTQCEILSRIGADEVILPEHEAGVRLARRLSAADFVDYLEVSPEISIIEMVAPSHLHGKTLVEADLRRKYGLTVIAIRRGEQLQVNPPADAVIEEGNELLVVGRLEDAERLSD from the coding sequence ATGTTCGAACATATTCGGCGTTTATTTCAGTCACAAAAACCGATTGTGGAAGGGGAAGATCGCCCCGCTGGTGAAGCGGTGATACGAGTGGATGAGCCGGCGGAGGAAACACGCCCGCGCCCGCGCCGCTTGCGTGGTCGCCAACACAAACGCGAGTTCATCGTCATTGGGTTGGGGCGCTTTGGCACAAGCGTCGCGCGCACATTGGTCGAACAAGGGCATGATGTCCTGGCGGCGGACGTGGACTACAAGCGCGTACAGGCGCTGGCGAGCGAATTGCCGCACGTCGTCCAATTGGACGCCACCAACCTGGACGCACTGCGCGAAATCGGCGCCGATAGTTTCGATACAGGTATTGTTTGTATCTCTACCGACTTTGAAGCCAACTTGCTCGCGACCGTGCTCTTGCGCAAGCTGGGCGTGCGGCGCGTCATTGTCAAGGCGCGCACGCGCACACAGTGCGAGATTTTGTCGCGCATTGGGGCGGACGAAGTCATTTTGCCCGAACATGAGGCGGGTGTACGCCTGGCGCGTCGTTTGTCGGCAGCGGATTTTGTGGATTACCTCGAAGTGAGCCCTGAGATTTCAATCATCGAAATGGTGGCGCCGAGCCATTTGCACGGCAAAACCTTGGTTGAAGCCGATTTGCGTCGCAAATATGGGTTGACGGTCATCGCTATTCGGCGCGGCGAGCAATTGCAGGTCAATCCGCCCGCAGATGCCGTGATTGAAGAGGGCAACGAGTTGTTGGTTGTGGGGCGTTTGGAAGATGCGGAGCGCCTGAGCGACTGA
- a CDS encoding response regulator yields MAKARILYIEDNLANRELVKRILEIEGYEVLEAEDGYAGYEAAVSLQPDLILMDINLPEIDGLTLTARLRQHQQLRDIPIIALTANVMKGDREKTLAAGCDGYIRKPVDVDELPIQVERFLKLSRERRGIEG; encoded by the coding sequence ATGGCAAAGGCACGCATTCTGTACATTGAAGACAACCTGGCAAACCGTGAACTTGTCAAGCGCATCCTTGAAATTGAAGGCTACGAGGTTTTGGAAGCCGAAGATGGCTACGCGGGCTACGAAGCAGCAGTTTCATTACAACCGGACCTCATTTTGATGGATATCAACTTGCCGGAAATTGACGGGTTGACATTGACGGCGCGCTTGCGTCAGCACCAACAATTGCGCGATATTCCCATCATTGCATTGACCGCAAATGTGATGAAAGGGGACCGTGAGAAAACGCTTGCCGCCGGCTGTGATGGTTATATTCGGAAGCCCGTGGATGTGGATGAGTTGCCCATACAGGTGGAGCGTTTTTTGAAATTGAGCCGCGAACGCCGTGGAATTGAAGGGTAG
- a CDS encoding HAMP domain-containing protein, whose amino-acid sequence MSRSVRPNYMRGGLGRTLLTAFLVLTIVPLSIISFYSLTRMRAETANAARIALEHQASLISARLTNDAIMLERDALLWMQGAPFSPTLNEESFWLLDAQQHVVRSTTAEPIPDTLFAQRGRQVIRADEMGRVFVWRLVPLGEQTLVARARPSLLSGTEVVEEGIAIWLIADGEVIPLVEDGAAAIKIDDAGLLTDESPDWLAVRQALDDGVMLVVAQPRDIALAASNAMAGALIAAALAVALLTTVAAAYVIRRITRPVFDLTMAAIAIAQGDLDKRARVDRDDELGVLALAFNTMADRLQELLNTLEQRVAERTAEVARANRLLERRAGYLEASARIIREVGRLESPTAVLQAALPQICERMNFAGAAVWLLDASRNGDRPHLTLRHHHGDISPQHVEPALSEVVAAAHGRILPAEEGTFLVLPLRMGEQVTGVLALVMPDEAQPGDLQTLQVLADQLAVALENARAIEYERLARKKLQMLQKHREQFLGKMSHELSTALNSIIGFSTLMLREIEGPLTEMQRSDLTYINRNGQHLLDLLDGMLELIEAESNEEIALEQVAEAEME is encoded by the coding sequence ATGAGTCGCTCGGTTCGACCGAACTATATGCGGGGCGGGCTTGGACGAACGTTGCTAACCGCCTTTTTGGTCTTGACAATCGTCCCGCTCAGTATCATCAGTTTTTACAGCCTCACGCGTATGCGTGCGGAAACCGCAAATGCTGCACGTATTGCTCTTGAGCACCAGGCTTCTTTGATTTCCGCCCGCTTGACGAATGACGCCATCATGCTGGAACGCGATGCACTTCTGTGGATGCAGGGCGCGCCGTTTTCTCCCACGTTGAATGAAGAATCCTTTTGGTTGCTGGATGCCCAGCAACACGTTGTGCGGAGCACCACAGCAGAACCGATTCCCGACACGCTTTTTGCCCAGCGGGGGCGGCAAGTGATTCGGGCTGATGAGATGGGGCGTGTCTTTGTGTGGCGCCTGGTACCGTTGGGTGAACAGACATTGGTGGCGCGGGCGCGTCCATCCTTGCTTTCTGGGACAGAGGTGGTTGAGGAAGGAATTGCGATTTGGCTGATTGCCGATGGTGAAGTGATTCCGTTAGTGGAAGATGGCGCCGCGGCCATAAAGATAGATGATGCTGGGCTTCTGACGGATGAATCGCCCGATTGGCTTGCTGTGCGGCAAGCATTAGATGACGGGGTGATGCTGGTCGTGGCTCAACCGCGTGATATTGCATTGGCGGCAAGCAACGCCATGGCCGGCGCATTGATTGCCGCGGCGCTGGCGGTTGCTTTGTTGACAACCGTAGCGGCGGCGTATGTCATTCGGCGGATTACGCGCCCGGTGTTTGACTTGACGATGGCGGCTATTGCGATTGCCCAGGGAGACTTGGACAAGCGAGCGCGCGTTGATCGCGACGATGAACTAGGCGTATTGGCGCTTGCTTTCAACACCATGGCTGACCGGTTGCAAGAGTTGCTCAACACACTCGAACAACGTGTGGCCGAGCGGACCGCCGAAGTGGCGCGCGCCAACCGTCTCCTGGAACGACGCGCGGGCTATCTTGAAGCCAGCGCGCGCATTATCCGCGAGGTGGGGCGTCTCGAAAGCCCGACAGCCGTCTTGCAGGCGGCGTTGCCTCAAATCTGCGAGCGTATGAACTTTGCCGGGGCGGCGGTTTGGTTGCTGGATGCGTCGCGGAATGGCGATCGCCCACATTTGACATTACGACATCATCATGGTGACATATCACCTCAGCATGTGGAGCCTGCATTGAGCGAAGTGGTTGCTGCGGCGCATGGCCGTATTCTTCCTGCGGAAGAAGGTACATTTTTGGTTTTGCCCTTGCGGATGGGGGAACAGGTGACAGGCGTCCTTGCGCTCGTGATGCCCGATGAAGCCCAGCCGGGGGATTTGCAAACGTTGCAAGTGCTTGCCGATCAATTGGCGGTTGCACTGGAAAATGCACGTGCCATCGAATACGAGCGGCTGGCGCGCAAGAAGTTGCAGATGCTTCAGAAACACCGCGAGCAATTTTTGGGGAAAATGTCACACGAATTGAGCACGGCGTTGAACTCGATTATAGGCTTCTCGACCTTGATGTTGCGCGAAATTGAAGGGCCTTTGACCGAGATGCAGCGTTCTGATCTCACATATATCAACCGAAATGGCCAACATTTGCTGGATTTGCTCGATGGCATGCTCGAACTGATTGAAGCCGAAAGCAATGAAGAGATCGCACTCGAACAGGTAGCAGAAGCAGAAATGGAGTAA
- a CDS encoding anti-sigma factor — translation MPKQTLLTHLTPEVIMQTLYGDAPPTAYEHLAICPACQASRQEMRMALVALTQNLFRAPCPSPDELSEAAMQGTASLHIAQHLAKCADCRAEWHMLTHLAQLPLACPSFATLTDALRAHMRVLRATPASAPMPDTAPLRGAQAIAPYLFHTDIADIMIGIAPSDEMPNRYQMQGMLINKTNQRLRNVLLYGTATPVLNSEIDDEALFAFDNLPTGTYNLLISDGETALYLPDIAIA, via the coding sequence ATGCCGAAACAAACGCTTCTCACCCACCTCACGCCCGAAGTCATCATGCAGACGTTATATGGCGATGCACCCCCGACGGCTTACGAACATCTCGCCATCTGCCCAGCCTGTCAGGCTAGTCGGCAAGAGATGCGTATGGCGTTGGTGGCGCTCACACAAAACCTCTTCCGTGCGCCTTGCCCCTCACCAGACGAGTTGAGCGAAGCGGCCATGCAGGGCACCGCCTCTCTCCACATTGCTCAACACCTGGCAAAGTGCGCCGACTGTCGCGCCGAGTGGCACATGCTGACGCACCTCGCCCAACTGCCGCTTGCCTGCCCCAGTTTCGCCACCCTGACAGACGCCTTGCGTGCACACATGCGGGTTTTGCGCGCCACGCCGGCATCCGCCCCTATGCCGGACACAGCCCCCTTGCGCGGGGCGCAGGCTATCGCGCCGTATCTTTTCCACACAGATATCGCCGACATCATGATTGGGATTGCTCCTTCCGATGAAATGCCCAATCGCTACCAAATGCAAGGCATGTTGATCAATAAAACCAATCAACGCTTGCGAAATGTCTTGCTGTATGGCACAGCCACCCCCGTCCTGAATAGCGAAATTGACGATGAAGCGCTTTTTGCATTCGACAATCTGCCCACAGGCACCTACAATCTGCTCATCAGTGATGGTGAAACCGCCCTGTACCTTCCCGACATAGCCATTGCCTGA
- a CDS encoding AMP-binding protein, whose product MSDTFPFGQPIVWEPSPEYVNRSRLRTFMERHGIATFDELMSRSTEDIEWFWEAVLEDLGIEFYEPYERIVDLSRGIQWPQWCVGGKMNIVHNCLDKWMGTPTQNRVAVRWEGESGDVRVLTYRELYREVNRVAAALRAAGIGKGDAVGIYMPMVPEIVVALLAIAKIGGVILPLFSGYGAGAVATRLADADAKALFTADAMVRRGRVIPMKPTADEALNDVPTIEKVIVYRYVGLDETPMQAGRDVWWDEFVAGQPTETPTERTDAEDLLMIIYTSGTTGRPKGAVHTHCGFPIKSAQDMAHGFDVQPQDTMFWMTDMGWMMGPWEVFGVTILGASMLLYDGAPDYPDVDRVWALVERHGVTHLGLAPTFVRAIMRHGEEPVKRHDLSSLYAFGSTGEAWNPDPWMWLFEKVGGKRIPIINYSGGTEISGGILLGNVLRPLKPCAFSAPAPGMAADVVDEEGRSIRNAVGELVIRKPWIGMTRGFWKDPERYLQTYWSRFPNVWVHGDFAAVDEDGMWYILGRSDDTIKVAGKRVGPAEVESVLVSHPAVAEAAAIGVPDEVKGQVIVGFVVLQPGYSPSEELRAELRELVAREMGKPLTPKDIRFVTDIPKTRNAKVMRRIVRAAYLGQPTGDTSALVNPEAVDAIRHSQ is encoded by the coding sequence ATGTCGGATACTTTCCCCTTTGGACAACCCATTGTGTGGGAACCTTCGCCTGAGTACGTGAACCGCAGCCGCTTACGCACCTTTATGGAACGCCATGGTATTGCCACCTTTGATGAATTGATGTCCCGCTCCACCGAAGACATTGAATGGTTTTGGGAAGCCGTGCTTGAAGATTTGGGTATTGAATTTTATGAGCCGTATGAACGCATTGTTGATTTGTCGCGCGGCATTCAGTGGCCCCAATGGTGCGTCGGCGGCAAGATGAACATTGTGCACAATTGCCTGGACAAGTGGATGGGCACACCAACCCAAAATCGGGTGGCTGTCCGCTGGGAAGGTGAATCGGGCGATGTGCGCGTGCTGACCTATCGCGAACTCTATCGTGAAGTGAATCGCGTGGCGGCGGCGTTGCGCGCCGCGGGCATTGGCAAGGGGGACGCCGTCGGTATTTACATGCCCATGGTGCCCGAAATTGTTGTTGCTCTGCTCGCGATTGCCAAGATTGGCGGTGTCATCTTGCCGCTCTTTTCGGGCTATGGCGCGGGGGCGGTAGCCACCCGCCTGGCTGACGCCGACGCCAAAGCACTCTTCACAGCTGATGCGATGGTGCGGCGTGGCCGCGTTATCCCCATGAAACCCACCGCTGATGAAGCTCTCAACGATGTGCCCACCATCGAGAAGGTGATTGTCTATCGCTACGTGGGGCTTGACGAAACGCCCATGCAGGCGGGGCGTGATGTCTGGTGGGATGAATTTGTGGCCGGGCAACCGACCGAAACGCCCACTGAACGTACCGATGCCGAAGATTTGCTGATGATTATCTACACAAGCGGCACCACCGGGCGCCCCAAAGGGGCTGTTCACACGCATTGCGGTTTTCCGATCAAGAGCGCGCAGGATATGGCGCATGGCTTTGATGTCCAGCCGCAAGATACCATGTTCTGGATGACTGACATGGGTTGGATGATGGGGCCGTGGGAAGTCTTTGGCGTGACAATTTTGGGCGCTAGCATGCTCTTGTACGACGGCGCACCCGACTATCCCGATGTTGATCGTGTGTGGGCGTTGGTTGAGCGGCATGGCGTCACACATTTGGGGCTGGCGCCAACATTTGTGCGGGCAATTATGCGCCATGGCGAAGAGCCGGTGAAACGTCACGACCTCAGTTCGTTGTATGCGTTCGGCTCCACCGGCGAAGCGTGGAATCCCGACCCGTGGATGTGGTTGTTTGAGAAGGTGGGCGGCAAGCGTATTCCTATCATCAATTACTCAGGCGGTACCGAAATCAGTGGTGGGATCTTGTTGGGGAATGTGCTGCGCCCGTTGAAACCGTGCGCCTTTTCCGCCCCTGCGCCGGGTATGGCGGCGGATGTGGTGGACGAAGAAGGCCGTTCCATTCGCAATGCGGTTGGCGAGCTGGTGATTCGCAAGCCCTGGATTGGGATGACGCGGGGCTTTTGGAAGGACCCTGAACGCTATCTGCAAACGTATTGGAGCCGCTTCCCCAATGTGTGGGTACACGGCGATTTTGCCGCAGTGGATGAAGATGGCATGTGGTACATTTTGGGGCGTTCGGATGACACAATCAAAGTTGCCGGCAAGCGTGTGGGGCCTGCTGAAGTGGAAAGTGTGCTGGTGAGTCATCCGGCTGTGGCTGAAGCCGCCGCCATTGGTGTTCCTGATGAAGTGAAAGGGCAAGTGATTGTCGGCTTTGTTGTCTTGCAGCCGGGCTATTCACCAAGTGAAGAATTGCGCGCCGAATTGCGCGAGTTGGTGGCGCGTGAAATGGGCAAGCCGTTGACACCGAAGGATATTCGCTTCGTGACCGATATTCCCAAAACACGCAACGCCAAAGTCATGCGGCGTATTGTGCGTGCGGCCTACCTGGGGCAACCGACCGGAGATACCAGCGCTTTGGTCAATCCCGAGGCGGTGGACGCTATCCGTCATTCACAATGA